The following proteins are encoded in a genomic region of Nycticebus coucang isolate mNycCou1 chromosome 17, mNycCou1.pri, whole genome shotgun sequence:
- the DCP2 gene encoding m7GpppN-mRNA hydrolase isoform X2 translates to MTPKSKLGLAPNKFFMAIPFIRPLRDWLSRRFGDSSDSDNGFSSTGSTPAKPTVEKLSRTKFRHSQQLFPDGSPGDQWVKHRQPLQLQQKLCNNHLEISDLLKAKNQSLRGNGRKQYQDSPNQKKRTNGFHSQPAKQQNSLMKCEKKLHPRKLQDNFETDAVYDLPRSSEDQLLEHAEGQSVACNGHCKFPFSSRAFLSFKFDHNAIMKNLDL, encoded by the exons ATGACCCCCAAATCCAAACTTGGTTTGGCACCTAATAAATTTTTTATGGCCATTCCTTTTATCAG GCCACTAAGGGACTGGCTTTCCCGAAGGTTTGGAGATTCCTCAGACAGCGACAATGGATTTTCCTCAACTGGTAGCACACCAGCTAAACCCACTGTGGAAAAATTGAG TCGAACCAAATTCCGCCACAGTCAGCAGTTATTTCCTGATGGTTCTCCTGGTGACCAGTGGGTGAAGCACAGGCAGCCGCTGCAGCTGCAGCAGAAGCTGTGTAATAATCATTTGGAAATATCTGACCTTTTAAAAGCAAAG AATCAGAGTCTACGAGGAAATGGCAGAAAACAGTATCAAGATTCACCTAATCAAAAGAAGAGAACGAACGGGTTCCACAGCCAGCCAGCCAAGCAGCAGAACTCCTTGATG aaatgtgaAAAGAAACTTCATCCGCGAAAACTTCAGGATAATTTTGAAACAG ATGCTGTTTATGACTTACCTCGCTCCAGTGAAGACCAGTTGCTGGAACATGCCGAGGGGCAGTCTGTGGCATGTAATGGACATTGCAAGTTCCCCTTCTCATCCAGAGCCTTTTTGAGTTTCAAGTTTGATCATAATGCTATAATGAAGAACTTGGACCTTTGA